The window TGCATCGCGGTCACGCTGAGGTACGCGCCCAGCTTGCGGCGGCTCTCATCGCCAGGGTGTGAGCCGGCGTTGGTGCTCAGCGAGCGGATGACCGGGTGGATGACACCACCGGAGCGGGCGGTGTTGCTGGGCGTGGCCGGGGCGAGCACCAGGTCGGTCAGGGTGATCCCGTAGGCCAGACCGAGGCTGCTGCGGCCCAGTTCTCTGACGAACAGCAGCGCGATCCGGCGGCCGAGTCCGGTCTTGGTGAAGCCGAGTGAGATGAAGAACGCGGCCACGATCAGCCAGATCGTCGGCTCGGAGAAGCCGCCCAGGGCGACGTCCGGCTCCAGCGTTCCCGTGATCACGGTGACGGTGAGGCCGACCAGGGCGACCGCGCCCAGCGGCAGAGGTTGGAGGATCAGGCCGAGCACGGTCGCGGTGAAGATGGCCAGGACCGCCCAGCCGCCCTGCTTGATCCCGTCGGGCTGCGGCAGCAGATAGACGATCAGGCCCACGGCGACCGGGGCGATCCACTTCGCTGCCCTCCATACCGCGGTGCTCCTGGGCCTGGCCGGGGTACGGTCCGGTGCCGACCCGGCGAGTGATCCTTCGGTGTCCCGGAAGGGTGTCATCGGTGCCATCCCATGCGTAGAGCCCGGCTCGCCTTGGAATGCTCAGCCGGAGCAGGATCGAGCATTCGCCTCTACGGTGACGGAGGGGGAGGACACCTGGCGTGTGGCGACCGGCCCTCGTTGTGGGGCCGAATGGCACCACTGAGGACGGGCGGCGCCTGCGGCAGCAACGGCCTCGCCAGCCAGACAAACGGTCCGATCACCGGGACCCACCGCGCGGGACGGACAGCGGGTGTCCTACGTCGTACTCCCGTCCGACGGCGTGAGATGGGCAACGGTCCATCGCGAAGCTGGCGCCACGATGAGAACCGAGCGGCTGTGGGTCATCCCAGGGCAGACCGATCCTCCGGATCCGTCTCCCCTCACGGAGAGCACCGCCGGGCGGCGAGGTCAGGCTTGCGCCTGGACGGGCAGAGGGACCGTCCATTCCACGATGGTGCCGGTGGGCTGGTTCGGCGTGAGAGTCAGGCTGCCGCCCAAGTCGGTGGCGCGCTGGCGGAGGTTGTCCAGGCCACTGCGGCGGGTGACGGCGGGGTCGATGCCTCGCCCGTTGTCGGCAACGCGCAGTCCCAGCCGGGTGCCGTCCGTCTCGGCGGTGACCTCCACCGCGGTGGCGTGTGCGTGGCGGGCGGTGTTCGACAGCGTCTCGCGGAGCACCGCCAGCAGGTGCTCGGCGTGGCCGTCGGGTACGTCGGTGTCCAGCAGGCCGGTCATCCGCAGCGCGGGAGAAAAACCGAGCGTGTCGGTGGCCTGGTCGGTCTCGGCCAGCAGCTTCGCGCGCAGGCCGCCGCGCCCGTCCGAGCGGTCGCGCTCACGCAGCGCATAGATCGTGGTCCGGACCGTCTTGATGGTGTCGTCGAGATCGTCGACCACCCGCTGGACGCGCTCGGCCACCTCGGGCCGGTCGGCCACCCGGCCAACCACCGAGTTCAGCGTCAGGCCGGAGGCGAACAGCCGCTGGATGGCCAGATCGTGCAGGTCGCGGGCGATGCGGTCACGGGCGGTCAGGACCATGAGCTGATCGGCCTCGCGCCGGTGCTCGGCGATCTCCAAGGCGAGTGCCGCCTGGTCGGCGAAACCGCTGATCATGACCATGGTGGCGTCGGAGAACTCCTCCCCGCCAGGCAGGTTGGCGACCTGCACGACTCCCCGCGCGTGCTCGTGCCCGCCCAGCGGGAGCAGGAACCCGGCGCCCAGCGGGATCTGTGCCGCGGAGCCGCCCCCTTCCTGCGGCTCGTCGGACAGGGAGCTGCTGGTGCATGGTGGAGCGGCTGCCGGGCTGGCCGACACTGCCTGACCTGTTCGGCTGGGTCGAGTCGGGGTTCCCCGGAGGGCACATGGTTCCGGGAGCGCACGGCATCCGTATCGAAGAGCACCTCGCGGATGAGAAGTACGTGCTGCGGGCCGAACTCCCGGGCATCGACCCCTCCAAGGACGTCGAGATCACCGTCACGGAAGGCGTCCTCACCCTGCGGGCCGAGCGCAGCGAGGAGACCACACAGAAGCAGCGGACCGAATTCCGCTACGGAGTCTTCGCCCGCTCCGTGCGGCTCCCGGCCGGAGCCAAGGGCGACGAAGCGATCGCGGAGTACAAGGACGGCGTCCTGACCATCACGGTCCCGGTGCCGGAGGCGAAGGCGGGCACCAGGACCATTCCTGTGCGGCACGGCTGAGGGCAGGGCTCGACCGAGCCGCACCACGTGTGCGCAGCCGGGAGGGCATGCCGGCTGCGCACACGTCTGTGGTTCTTCACGCGGGTTCTCCATGCGCCGGGATGCGACCGGTGTGCGAGGCGGAGTGAGAGGCTCCGGAGTCCGTCGCGGGGCCTTCGGCCTGATGACGCGGCTGTCGGCCCCGGCTACGGCCGGCGCGGTGCGGACGTACAGGATGCGGAAGGCGGTTGGCGCAGGCGACTCGTCGGGGCTGCCGTAGCGGACCGTCCTGTGTGCTCACCGCTCCAGCTCGATGGCGATTTCGGGTGTTTCGTGGAGCGTGTTGTGGATGGTGCAGTGGGAGGCGACGGCGAGCATGGCCGCGTGGCGTTGCGGGGAGAGCGCGGGCGGCGGTACGAGGACGAGGCGTATGGAGGCGACGCGGGCAGGGCGGTCGGTGGCCATGGTGAACTCCGTACGGACCCGGAGCCCGGTGCTGTGCAGGCCGTGGCGCTGGAGGTAACGACCCGCGTAGAAGGCGACGCAGGTGGCCAGGGACGCGGCGAACAATTCGACCGGGGTGGGCGCGGTGTCCTTGCCACCGGCCTCCACAGGCTGGTCGACCAGGAGTTGGTGACCGCGGACATCGACGGCGTACGCGTCACCGCAGAC of the Streptomyces sp. T12 genome contains:
- a CDS encoding sensor histidine kinase; this translates as MSASPAAAPPCTSSSLSDEPQEGGGSAAQIPLGAGFLLPLGGHEHARGVVQVANLPGGEEFSDATMVMISGFADQAALALEIAEHRREADQLMVLTARDRIARDLHDLAIQRLFASGLTLNSVVGRVADRPEVAERVQRVVDDLDDTIKTVRTTIYALRERDRSDGRGGLRAKLLAETDQATDTLGFSPALRMTGLLDTDVPDGHAEHLLAVLRETLSNTARHAHATAVEVTAETDGTRLGLRVADNGRGIDPAVTRRSGLDNLRQRATDLGGSLTLTPNQPTGTIVEWTVPLPVQAQA
- a CDS encoding Hsp20/alpha crystallin family protein; the protein is MVERLPGWPTLPDLFGWVESGFPGGHMVPGAHGIRIEEHLADEKYVLRAELPGIDPSKDVEITVTEGVLTLRAERSEETTQKQRTEFRYGVFARSVRLPAGAKGDEAIAEYKDGVLTITVPVPEAKAGTRTIPVRHG
- a CDS encoding OsmC family protein, which encodes MTRTAPEIVTTPQPPEPEADVHRLEVTHVCGDAYAVDVRGHQLLVDQPVEAGGKDTAPTPVELFAASLATCVAFYAGRYLQRHGLHSTGLRVRTEFTMATDRPARVASIRLVLVPPPALSPQRHAAMLAVASHCTIHNTLHETPEIAIELER